A window from Hoeflea sp. IMCC20628 encodes these proteins:
- a CDS encoding AbrB family transcriptional regulator, which translates to MATGSWQTPLLTFGIAALGAVITYALSFPAPFLTGPAIAVTFAGLAGVKTQAAPQRLRDMVFVILGLTIGQGVTPDVFGAMRTWPVTLAALGGSLFAIIFFTRAALMRFWSMDAATAFLSSSPGHLSYVLGLSEGVKADLKIVSIVQSIRVLALTLLVPVAVTLTGQIPDRALEVPIETAPGPLLALIIAAGLAGYGLQRLKLPAAYLIGGMLVSIAAHVTGLVSGVMSFWLAAAAFVSLGALIGSRFSGVTGPELRRAFSAGVMVTVLGVVLAGMFAVLAHWITGMDLIAILVAFAPGGLETMAAMSVILGIDPTFVATHHVARLLMLTAIVPFFVLRGRGK; encoded by the coding sequence ATGGCGACGGGTTCCTGGCAAACCCCACTGCTGACGTTTGGCATCGCCGCGCTTGGCGCCGTGATCACTTATGCCCTGTCCTTTCCGGCTCCGTTTCTGACCGGTCCGGCAATTGCCGTCACGTTCGCCGGGCTTGCCGGTGTCAAGACCCAGGCAGCGCCGCAGCGCTTGCGTGATATGGTGTTCGTCATTCTGGGTCTCACCATCGGGCAGGGCGTCACACCCGACGTGTTCGGAGCGATGCGAACCTGGCCGGTGACGCTCGCAGCGCTGGGGGGCAGCCTCTTTGCCATCATCTTCTTCACCCGGGCAGCGCTGATGCGGTTCTGGTCGATGGATGCGGCGACGGCCTTCCTGTCGTCTTCGCCCGGGCATCTGAGCTATGTTCTGGGACTGTCGGAAGGCGTGAAGGCGGATCTGAAGATCGTCAGCATTGTTCAGTCGATCCGGGTTCTGGCGCTGACGCTGCTGGTTCCGGTCGCGGTGACGCTAACCGGCCAGATTCCCGACCGCGCGCTGGAAGTTCCGATCGAAACCGCACCCGGTCCGCTGCTGGCCTTGATCATAGCCGCCGGGCTTGCAGGCTATGGGTTGCAGCGGCTTAAACTGCCGGCGGCCTACCTGATTGGCGGCATGCTGGTGTCCATTGCAGCTCATGTCACAGGACTGGTGAGCGGTGTGATGTCATTCTGGCTGGCGGCAGCGGCGTTCGTGTCTCTGGGCGCCCTGATCGGCTCGCGGTTTTCCGGCGTCACCGGGCCGGAACTTCGCCGCGCATTCAGTGCCGGTGTGATGGTCACGGTGCTAGGCGTTGTGCTGGCCGGAATGTTTGCAGTGCTTGCGCACTGGATCACGGGCATGGATCTGATCGCCATCCTGGTGGCTTTCGCGCCGGGCGGGCTCGAAACTATGGCGGCGATGTCGGTGATCCTCGGCATCGATCCGACATTCGTCGCCACCCATCATGTGGCGCGATTGTTGATGCTGACCGCGATTGTGCCGTTCTTTGTGCTGCGTGGCCGTGGCAAATAG
- a CDS encoding sensor histidine kinase — translation MSFVSAYPAASRSRSIAWRLTLLLTLLLTVAAAGTAVAALSYGQTAATRAFDRLLTGAALQIAERIGVVEGETVIDIPLSAFGLLSLASEDRIFYRIIGPGGETLTGDETVPLPEATERDDGPLLYDATFSGEAIRAIKMQRFLAERAVRGPITVIVAQTLRARSELANEIVARAVIGVIIAGGVTLALALLAMHLALSPLRRVENALLARDPKDLTPFSTTTPREVEALVAAINRFMARLDKRVGDMQDFVADAAHQMRTPITALRAQTELALEEDDPQKLRALLRRIRDRSVGVSRLTDQLLSHALVTHRADSATLELIDLRRVAVEAEREARRTGGAEGIELDLPADPVMVTGDAFSLREAARNLITNALAHGNPPVCLKVSITEGGTALIAAHDQGPGMNSVQLEKIGQRFARDASNPQSAGLGLAIVAEVAEFHHGSIRTAFSPEGGFEVGIDLPLADAPSAIHPEGDAE, via the coding sequence GTGAGCTTTGTGTCAGCCTATCCGGCCGCCAGCCGCTCCCGCTCCATTGCATGGCGGCTGACACTGCTGCTGACACTGCTGCTGACCGTCGCCGCGGCGGGAACGGCTGTGGCAGCACTTAGCTATGGTCAGACTGCAGCGACGCGCGCCTTTGACCGGCTGCTCACCGGTGCCGCGCTGCAGATTGCCGAGCGGATCGGCGTTGTCGAGGGCGAAACCGTCATCGACATCCCGCTGTCGGCTTTCGGCCTGTTGTCGCTGGCGTCGGAGGACCGGATTTTCTACCGGATCATCGGCCCCGGCGGCGAAACCCTGACCGGTGACGAAACCGTCCCCCTGCCTGAGGCCACAGAACGTGACGACGGGCCGCTGCTTTACGATGCCACATTTTCCGGCGAAGCCATTCGCGCCATCAAGATGCAGCGCTTTCTCGCCGAACGGGCCGTGCGCGGTCCGATCACCGTAATCGTGGCGCAAACCTTGCGCGCCCGCTCCGAACTCGCCAACGAGATTGTCGCCCGCGCCGTTATCGGCGTCATCATCGCCGGCGGCGTTACCCTGGCGCTGGCGCTGCTGGCGATGCACCTGGCGCTGAGTCCGTTGCGCCGGGTGGAAAATGCCTTGCTGGCGCGCGACCCCAAGGATCTGACACCGTTCTCCACCACCACGCCGCGCGAGGTCGAGGCGCTGGTGGCGGCGATCAACCGCTTCATGGCCCGGCTCGACAAGCGGGTCGGCGACATGCAGGATTTTGTTGCCGATGCTGCGCACCAGATGCGCACCCCGATCACCGCGCTCCGGGCGCAGACCGAACTCGCTTTGGAGGAGGACGATCCGCAGAAACTCAGGGCGCTGCTCAGACGTATCCGTGACCGGTCGGTCGGCGTCAGCCGCCTGACCGATCAATTGCTGTCGCACGCGCTGGTCACTCATCGTGCCGATTCAGCCACGCTGGAGTTGATCGATCTCCGTCGCGTCGCAGTGGAGGCAGAACGCGAAGCCCGCCGCACCGGCGGCGCCGAGGGGATCGAGCTTGATCTGCCCGCCGATCCGGTGATGGTCACCGGCGATGCCTTCAGCCTGCGCGAGGCGGCACGCAACCTGATCACCAATGCGCTGGCGCACGGCAACCCGCCGGTCTGCCTGAAAGTGAGCATCACTGAGGGCGGCACGGCGTTGATCGCCGCCCATGATCAGGGGCCGGGAATGAACTCGGTTCAGCTCGAGAAGATCGGCCAGCGGTTTGCTCGCGATGCTTCCAACCCGCAAAGCGCCGGGCTCGGTCTGGCGATCGTTGCAGAAGTCGCCGAATTTCATCACGGCTCAATCCGGACTGCCTTTTCCCCCGAGGGCGGGTTCGAAGTCGGCATTGACCTGCCGCTTGCGGACGCGCCTTCTGCCATTCATCCCGAAGGTGACGCCGAATGA
- a CDS encoding serine hydrolase — protein sequence MARATEFETRNGFARDAITLANWRTRPYSFWSFRNVAEMVRSARIQTASSAELPDPVQNPDLLARPAARGADHSIADLLTRSEADSFILSKHGSVVCEWHAPGVDRRDPHLVFSISKSITALVAGILEDQGVLDPATLVGTLVPESANSAYADAKVQDLLDMRVSLDFDESYLSLEAYARYRRAMSWNPPSEAGNDEGMLSFLCSLKKARGPHGGVHDYLSPNSDMLGIVLERATGERFPDLCARLLWQPLGATADAVITVDPHGAPRTAGGVSCRPHDLLALGQMLIGGGAANGNQIVSARWIADMQQNGDADVWAKGTQASFLKTGRYRNNWYQVGGASNTFLAAGIHGQFLYCDPDTGTVIACTSSQSEPQSDALDQGLLAMFAMLSAGD from the coding sequence ATGGCACGCGCCACCGAATTCGAGACACGCAACGGCTTTGCCCGCGATGCCATCACGCTCGCCAACTGGCGCACGCGTCCCTACAGCTTCTGGTCATTTCGCAATGTGGCGGAGATGGTGCGCTCCGCCCGGATCCAGACCGCCAGCAGCGCCGAACTGCCTGATCCTGTGCAAAATCCCGACCTGCTGGCCCGGCCGGCAGCCCGCGGCGCCGACCACAGCATTGCAGACCTGCTGACCCGCAGCGAAGCCGACAGCTTCATCCTGTCGAAACATGGCTCGGTAGTGTGCGAATGGCACGCCCCGGGCGTCGACCGCCGCGATCCGCATCTGGTGTTCTCGATCTCGAAATCGATTACCGCGCTGGTTGCCGGCATCCTGGAGGATCAGGGGGTCCTGGATCCTGCGACGCTGGTCGGCACTCTGGTGCCTGAATCTGCAAACAGCGCCTATGCCGACGCCAAGGTACAGGATCTGCTCGACATGCGGGTCAGCCTCGATTTCGATGAATCCTATCTGTCGCTTGAAGCCTATGCCCGCTACCGGCGTGCCATGTCGTGGAACCCGCCATCAGAGGCGGGCAATGACGAAGGGATGCTGTCGTTCCTGTGCAGCCTGAAAAAGGCCCGCGGCCCGCATGGCGGTGTTCACGATTATCTCTCGCCCAATTCCGATATGCTCGGGATCGTGCTGGAACGGGCGACCGGCGAGCGCTTTCCTGATTTGTGCGCCCGGCTTTTGTGGCAGCCGCTCGGCGCCACAGCCGACGCGGTTATCACAGTCGACCCGCACGGTGCCCCGCGCACCGCAGGCGGCGTCTCCTGCCGCCCGCATGATCTGCTGGCGCTGGGTCAGATGCTGATTGGTGGTGGAGCCGCAAATGGCAACCAGATCGTCTCCGCACGGTGGATCGCCGACATGCAGCAAAATGGCGATGCTGACGTCTGGGCCAAGGGCACCCAGGCCAGCTTTCTCAAGACCGGCCGTTACCGCAACAACTGGTACCAGGTCGGCGGCGCATCAAACACCTTTCTTGCCGCCGGCATTCACGGCCAGTTTCTCTATTGCGATCCGGATACCGGCACGGTGATTGCCTGCACCTCGTCCCAAAGCGAGCCGCAAAGCGACGCGCTGGACCAAGGGTTGTTGGCGATGTTTGCCATGTTGAGCGCCGGGGACTGA
- the apbC gene encoding iron-sulfur cluster carrier protein ApbC, whose amino-acid sequence MVSVTKEEILAKLKSVKGPDLEGNIVDLGLVSEIFIADAKVYFSLTVPAARAQELEPLREAAERATKTVPGVQGAMVALTASKEPGSTPPPPRPVPQAAAQAHSHAPAKPAQSQAKPKTDVPGIATIIAVASGKGGVGKSTTAVNLALGLQATGLKVGILDADIYGPSMPRLLGISGRPEQLEGRILKPMENYGLKVMSMGFLVAEDTAMIWRGPMVISALNQMLREVAWGELDVLVVDMPPGTGDAQLTMAQNVPLAGAVIVSTPQDLALIDARKGLNMFNKVNVPVLGIVENMSYFICPDCGSQHDIFGHGGARDEATRIGVPFLGEVPLAMPIRETSDAGMPVVATAPDGPHAKIYLEIAAKVRARLEELSGDGARTMPEIVFE is encoded by the coding sequence ATCGTGAGCGTGACCAAAGAAGAGATTCTGGCCAAACTGAAATCGGTCAAGGGACCTGATCTTGAGGGCAATATTGTTGATCTCGGTCTGGTCTCGGAGATCTTCATTGCCGATGCGAAAGTCTATTTTTCGCTGACGGTTCCAGCCGCCCGTGCGCAGGAGCTTGAACCGCTGCGCGAGGCTGCCGAGCGCGCCACCAAGACCGTTCCCGGTGTCCAGGGTGCCATGGTGGCGCTGACAGCCAGCAAGGAGCCTGGCTCAACACCGCCGCCGCCGCGCCCTGTGCCACAGGCTGCAGCGCAGGCGCATAGCCATGCGCCGGCGAAACCCGCTCAATCGCAAGCCAAGCCCAAGACCGATGTGCCGGGGATCGCCACGATCATTGCCGTTGCCTCGGGCAAGGGGGGCGTTGGCAAATCCACCACAGCCGTCAATCTGGCGCTCGGGCTGCAGGCAACCGGTCTGAAAGTCGGCATACTTGATGCCGACATCTATGGTCCGTCGATGCCGCGGCTGCTGGGCATATCCGGACGGCCGGAGCAGCTTGAAGGCCGGATACTCAAGCCGATGGAAAATTATGGCCTCAAGGTCATGTCGATGGGGTTTCTCGTCGCCGAAGACACGGCGATGATCTGGCGTGGTCCGATGGTGATTTCGGCGCTCAACCAGATGCTGCGCGAAGTCGCCTGGGGCGAACTCGACGTGCTGGTTGTCGACATGCCGCCCGGCACCGGCGACGCCCAGCTGACAATGGCGCAGAATGTGCCGCTGGCCGGTGCGGTGATCGTTTCGACCCCTCAGGACCTGGCGCTGATTGATGCCCGCAAGGGGCTCAACATGTTCAACAAGGTCAATGTGCCGGTTCTGGGCATTGTCGAGAACATGAGCTATTTCATCTGTCCTGATTGCGGCAGCCAACATGACATTTTCGGTCACGGCGGCGCACGCGACGAGGCAACGCGGATTGGCGTACCATTTTTGGGCGAAGTGCCGCTGGCAATGCCTATTCGCGAAACCTCCGATGCCGGAATGCCGGTGGTGGCGACGGCTCCTGACGGACCGCATGCCAAGATCTATCTCGAGATCGCAGCAAAGGTGCGCGCGCGCCTGGAAGAGCTTTCCGGAGACGGCGCGCGGACAATGCCGGAGATTGTGTTCGAGTAA
- a CDS encoding response regulator transcription factor encodes MHFLVVEDTTDVAEAITERLGRGGHSCDRAGLLEDAKHFAATSAYDLVILDINLPDGSGLDFLKWLRQRKNAVPVLVLTARLAVDDKIGALDFGADDYMVKPFDLGELEARVRAIVRRRSGEAGATLSAGNLEFDMATRLASVDGEQLQLTPREQLLLEIFLVNKGRVLEKDELVIRLFGMDANAGPNAIELYVGRLRRKVSGSGLEIRTLRGLGYQALTSKSDAAAR; translated from the coding sequence ATGCATTTTCTGGTCGTCGAAGACACGACCGATGTCGCCGAGGCCATCACCGAACGGCTGGGGCGCGGTGGACATAGCTGTGACCGGGCCGGCCTCCTCGAAGACGCCAAGCATTTCGCCGCCACCTCGGCCTATGATCTGGTGATCCTCGACATCAATCTTCCCGACGGCTCCGGGCTGGATTTCCTCAAATGGCTCAGGCAGCGCAAGAACGCCGTGCCAGTGCTGGTGCTGACCGCCCGGCTGGCCGTGGATGACAAGATCGGCGCGCTGGATTTCGGCGCCGACGACTACATGGTCAAACCCTTCGATCTGGGCGAACTCGAAGCCCGGGTGCGGGCCATCGTGCGCCGTCGCAGCGGGGAAGCCGGCGCAACACTGTCGGCCGGCAATCTCGAATTCGACATGGCGACGCGGCTGGCAAGCGTCGACGGCGAACAATTGCAGCTCACCCCGCGCGAGCAACTGCTGCTGGAAATCTTTCTGGTCAACAAGGGTCGCGTGCTGGAAAAGGATGAACTGGTCATCCGCCTGTTCGGTATGGACGCCAACGCCGGGCCCAATGCCATCGAACTCTATGTCGGCCGGCTGCGCCGCAAGGTCTCCGGCTCCGGACTGGAAATCAGAACCCTGCGCGGCCTTGGCTATCAGGCATTGACCAGCAAATCCGATGCGGCTGCCCGGTGA
- a CDS encoding tripartite tricarboxylate transporter TctB family protein yields the protein MSDRIMGGLGLLLALFFIWQATLIQESFISDPVGPKVFPIIIGVLVGISSLAIFFKPDDEPEWPEFSRLFEVGMTVAVMVAYAYALPLIGFVVSTAFAAGFLSWRLGTPPIKAVIAGVTIAVGIYVVFHLILGLSLARGPWGF from the coding sequence ATGAGCGACCGGATTATGGGAGGCCTGGGCCTCCTCTTGGCACTGTTTTTCATCTGGCAGGCGACGCTGATTCAGGAAAGCTTCATTTCCGATCCGGTTGGCCCGAAGGTGTTCCCGATCATCATCGGAGTTCTGGTCGGCATTTCCAGCCTGGCGATCTTCTTCAAGCCCGATGACGAGCCGGAATGGCCGGAGTTCAGCCGGCTGTTTGAAGTCGGCATGACGGTCGCCGTGATGGTCGCCTATGCCTATGCGTTGCCGCTTATCGGTTTCGTCGTGTCCACCGCATTTGCTGCCGGATTTCTGTCCTGGCGGCTCGGCACGCCACCGATCAAGGCTGTGATTGCCGGGGTCACGATCGCCGTCGGCATTTATGTCGTTTTCCATCTCATCCTGGGTCTGTCGCTTGCGCGCGGCCCGTGGGGATTTTGA
- a CDS encoding tripartite tricarboxylate transporter permease, with translation MDTLNALAHGFSIALTFQNLGLALIGCFLGTIIGALPGLGPSNGVAILIPLAFSLGLDATPALILLTSVYYGAMYGGRISSILLNIPGDEPALMTTLDGYPMAKKGMAGEALALSGIASFVGAFFATWGLVFLAPQLVKVALLFGPAEYFALFALAFATLGGIASKNQAKAAIAAGLGLGIAMIGVDGQTGVPRFAFGEVHLYDGIDFLVAIVGLFALSEVFIFLEHRGTPKATGDAAAVKLGRLTPPLSMLKQTAPTMARSTVLGFIAGVLPGAGASLGSFIAYSVEKRLVDKDNTFGTGDPRGVAAPEAGNNAAAGGALVPMLALGVPGSGTTAVLLAMLLALNITPGPLLFTNNPDVVWGLIAALFIGNLMLLIMNIPMVSLFVRVLLVPPRYLMPAVAMISFVGIYGISGSTFDLMVMVFFGVLGWLLRKLEVPLVPVILGILLGNQMEANMRRAMTISDGDWSALFASPLSIGLWLFAFFGFIMPIVAGRFFRSKLPRTDSDADPD, from the coding sequence ATGGACACACTTAACGCACTTGCACACGGGTTTTCCATTGCCCTGACATTCCAGAACCTCGGCCTGGCGCTGATAGGCTGCTTTCTCGGCACCATCATCGGCGCACTGCCGGGGCTTGGACCGTCGAATGGCGTTGCCATTCTCATTCCGCTGGCCTTCTCGCTCGGCCTCGATGCGACGCCGGCGCTGATCCTGCTGACCAGCGTTTATTACGGCGCCATGTATGGCGGCCGCATTTCGTCGATCCTGCTCAATATTCCCGGTGACGAACCGGCGCTGATGACCACGCTCGACGGCTATCCGATGGCCAAGAAGGGCATGGCCGGCGAAGCGCTGGCGCTGTCCGGCATTGCCTCTTTCGTTGGCGCCTTTTTTGCCACCTGGGGGCTGGTGTTCCTGGCGCCGCAGTTGGTCAAGGTGGCGCTGCTGTTCGGTCCGGCGGAATATTTTGCGCTGTTTGCGCTGGCCTTTGCCACACTGGGCGGTATCGCCAGCAAGAACCAGGCAAAGGCCGCGATTGCCGCAGGCCTCGGGCTTGGCATTGCGATGATCGGTGTCGACGGCCAGACCGGCGTGCCCCGCTTCGCGTTCGGCGAAGTGCATCTTTATGACGGCATCGACTTCCTGGTGGCGATCGTCGGCCTGTTCGCGCTGTCGGAAGTGTTCATCTTTCTCGAGCATCGCGGCACCCCAAAAGCCACGGGCGACGCGGCTGCCGTCAAGCTTGGTCGGCTGACACCGCCCTTGTCGATGCTCAAACAGACAGCGCCAACCATGGCAAGGTCGACGGTGCTGGGCTTCATTGCCGGCGTCTTGCCAGGCGCGGGCGCTTCGCTCGGATCGTTCATCGCCTATTCGGTTGAAAAGCGGCTGGTCGACAAGGACAACACCTTCGGCACCGGTGATCCGCGCGGCGTGGCGGCACCCGAGGCCGGCAACAATGCGGCAGCCGGCGGCGCGCTGGTTCCGATGCTGGCGCTCGGCGTACCGGGTTCCGGCACCACCGCGGTGCTGCTGGCGATGCTGCTGGCGCTTAACATCACGCCAGGACCGCTGTTGTTCACCAACAATCCCGACGTGGTCTGGGGCCTGATTGCGGCGCTGTTCATTGGTAACCTGATGCTGCTGATCATGAACATTCCGATGGTCAGCCTGTTCGTCCGGGTGCTGCTGGTGCCCCCGCGCTATCTGATGCCCGCCGTGGCGATGATCTCGTTTGTCGGCATCTATGGCATCTCCGGCTCGACATTCGATCTGATGGTGATGGTGTTCTTCGGTGTGCTGGGCTGGCTTTTGAGAAAGCTGGAAGTGCCGCTGGTTCCGGTGATCCTCGGCATCCTCCTGGGCAACCAGATGGAAGCAAACATGCGACGGGCAATGACCATCTCGGATGGCGACTGGAGCGCATTGTTTGCCTCGCCCCTGTCGATCGGGCTTTGGCTGTTTGCGTTCTTCGGCTTCATCATGCCGATCGTTGCCGGACGGTTTTTCCGGTCGAAACTGCCCCGCACCGACAGCGATGCTGATCCGGATTGA
- a CDS encoding tripartite tricarboxylate transporter substrate-binding protein, translating to MKNFVARLAATAVAVVSLTAAAHAFDPGSTECIAPANPGGGWDFTCRQAGKTLQDLKLVSGTMQVTNMAGGGGGVAFAEVVNKRNDANNMIVAASSATSTRLAQGAYPGNTMDQVRWIGAVGADYGIVAVAKDSPINTLPELLELIKNDPSSVSIAGGSAVGGWDHLKVLIAAKKFGIDDVRTIKYVAFDGGGEAVTQLLGGSVQAFTGDASEAKGFVDSGDIKVLAVLAPERLEGDFAAFPTAKEQGIDVIGANWRGFYAPGGMSDEAYDYWVNAIGTVYDSAEWKDVMAQNGLAPLNMRGADFQAFVAESVDSITAISKEIGLIQ from the coding sequence ATGAAGAATTTTGTTGCGCGGCTTGCCGCTACCGCCGTTGCCGTCGTCTCGCTGACGGCTGCCGCTCATGCGTTCGATCCGGGTTCGACCGAGTGCATTGCACCGGCAAACCCAGGCGGCGGCTGGGATTTCACCTGCCGTCAGGCCGGCAAGACCCTGCAGGATCTCAAGCTTGTGTCCGGCACCATGCAGGTCACCAACATGGCTGGCGGCGGTGGCGGCGTGGCTTTTGCCGAAGTCGTCAACAAGCGCAATGACGCCAACAATATGATCGTTGCTGCGTCGTCCGCCACATCGACTCGTCTGGCGCAGGGTGCCTATCCCGGCAACACCATGGATCAGGTCCGCTGGATCGGCGCCGTTGGCGCTGATTACGGCATTGTTGCCGTGGCCAAGGACTCGCCGATCAACACGCTGCCTGAGTTGCTGGAGCTGATCAAGAATGATCCGTCTTCGGTCTCTATCGCCGGCGGTTCCGCTGTTGGCGGCTGGGATCACCTCAAGGTTCTCATCGCGGCCAAAAAATTCGGCATCGATGATGTCCGCACCATTAAATATGTTGCTTTCGATGGTGGTGGCGAGGCTGTAACCCAGCTGCTCGGCGGTTCGGTTCAGGCCTTTACCGGCGATGCATCGGAAGCCAAGGGTTTTGTCGATTCCGGCGACATCAAGGTGCTGGCTGTGCTAGCGCCCGAGCGTCTTGAAGGCGACTTCGCCGCGTTCCCGACTGCCAAGGAGCAGGGCATTGACGTGATCGGCGCCAACTGGCGCGGGTTTTACGCTCCCGGCGGCATGTCCGACGAAGCCTATGACTACTGGGTTAATGCCATCGGCACCGTCTATGACAGCGCTGAATGGAAGGACGTGATGGCTCAGAACGGTCTTGCTCCGCTCAATATGCGCGGTGCTGACTTCCAGGCTTTTGTGGCTGAATCGGTGGATTCGATCACCGCCATCTCCAAGGAAATCGGTTTGATCCAGTAA
- the rirA gene encoding iron-responsive transcriptional regulator RirA codes for MRLTRQTNYAVRILMYCAANDAPLSRIGDIAKAYAVSELFLFKILQPLTKSGLVESVRGRNGGVRLGRAADKITLLDVVKVTEDSFAMAECFENDASECPLVDSCGLNTALREALGAFFEVLSTYSIDDLVKARPSINFLLGLEEHQPVVPAAPAA; via the coding sequence ATGCGTTTGACACGCCAAACCAATTACGCCGTGCGGATCTTGATGTATTGCGCGGCGAATGACGCGCCGTTGAGCCGGATCGGCGACATCGCCAAGGCCTATGCGGTTTCGGAATTGTTCCTGTTCAAGATCCTGCAGCCCTTGACCAAGTCCGGTCTGGTCGAATCGGTGCGCGGGCGCAATGGCGGCGTACGGCTTGGCCGTGCTGCTGACAAGATCACTCTGCTCGACGTCGTCAAGGTGACTGAAGACAGTTTTGCCATGGCTGAATGCTTTGAGAACGATGCCAGCGAATGTCCATTGGTCGATTCATGCGGATTGAACACCGCCTTGAGGGAGGCCTTGGGGGCGTTTTTCGAAGTGCTGTCGACCTATTCGATCGATGATCTGGTCAAGGCACGGCCCTCGATCAACTTCCTGCTCGGACTTGAAGAGCATCAGCCGGTCGTACCAGCAGCACCGGCGGCCTAA